The Arachis ipaensis cultivar K30076 chromosome B07, Araip1.1, whole genome shotgun sequence genomic interval AGCAGTCTAGCACTACTACGCCAAACAAAAACTCCCATTTTATTCTTGTTGTTAAGgaagaacataaaataaaaataaaaacccgATAAAAGACTTAAACCAAGGGAGACAGATTGGCACTAAGATTCACAAACATGCTTGATTCTGAATTACAAAGATTCATCTACATGTGTCATAGTGTGTCTATATCCGCCAAAAGGAACCGCTGCTTTTCCTgcagaaaggaggaggaaaagaaaagaCTAAATCAAAATATGAATGGGAAACTATAGAAAAGACGAGGAAACTAAAATCACAAATTAAAAATAAGCTTACCTTTCAAAGCTTCAAAGCTCATcttttccttgttcttgcttgacaGATTCATCTTttgcttgttcttgttcttggcCAGGTTTATCTCTGTTCTTTTCAATGAATTGGATGATGTCTTCCTTAGTCCTGTCACCTTCATATGGTGATATCTTCCCACTTGCAGACTTGAAGTACACTGTTGGATAACCTTGGACATcaaaggattcacttgggatatcGTTGGAAGTTGCATCCTGCACATTTGAAGTAATTATGTGGACTATTATTGTATCAAACTGATTGGCACCAAGCATCTTACAACACCAATTGAAACAATTATATCAGCACAATCATGCAAGATGAAAGCTGGAAACATTTCTTACCAGTTTGGCAATGGTAACATCAGCATCATTTTGATATGAGACGGCAACTTCATCCAATATTGGAGCCAACTTTTTGCAATGACCACACCACGGGGCATAGAACTCGAGCAAAACTGCATTGTTGGTGTTATTAGTTAAATTATTTTAGCTGCGGAGGGTGAAGGAAAATGATTACAAATAGAAGGAAGTAATTATAATATACCATTCTTCCCTGATTTGAAAACGACGTCGTCAAAATTGTTAGCAACTACCACTTTGACAGGTTCATTATTAGTTTCAGGAATAGGCTCAGACTTCAAATATGGTGCAACTTTCCCTTCCTGAAATATTCagagaaaataaattataaatattcacCATGACAAATTACagcaataataaaatatttaaagtcgAAGATGCAATATATCCTTTAAGTAATATGACCGATTATATATTAAACTGAAACAGGCAAAAGCAATAggctaattaataataataacaacaatgacaataataaataataatcatcACCTTGTATTCCTTCAACCAGGTTGTAAGTTGATCTGGCTCCACATTAGGTTTGAAAAATTTCTTTCCATCGTTATGTTGTATGATGATCAAAGGAACATCCTCTTCCTTAAGTCCAAAGTACTGTCAAAACAGGCCATTCATATTGTCAAACATTggtactaagcaaaagataactAAAGAATGTTAAATATTTTCACACAAACCTGGAAGGCTCCTTGACTAGCTTCAACATCTCCCACCAGAAAGCTCACACCCTGTGATCTATATTGCTCAGCAGCTTCACGGTATTTCGATTTCAAAGCTTCAGCACCATCACTGGTGACGTTGATGAACAGCATTGCCTACAAATTCCAACACGAGTTCGTAAACAAATAAGAGGGAAATTAATACCTGAAGGTGGGATtcagtaaaaaattaaaataataaaaaaataaaacacatcTATCAGTATGATATATACACAAGCTTAACGTTGAATGAATTAGATAGCATGCTACCTTAGCATTAAGAGTGTTAAAGAATTTGACAACAAAAGGATGGTTGCTTGGGTCATTGTTGAAGACAGTCACAACAGGGATGCTAGAATCTTCAATAAATTTCTCTAGAGCTTCCACTTTGAAATCCTACAAGCATGTGACATCGATGAAAAGTCAGATAAAGCCTAATAAGATAGCACTAAAAGCATGTTATTTTTGAAACAATCAATATACAGGAACCAACACTACCTTGAAATCAACATAAAGCTCATCAAATGGCTTGAATAACCTAACAACAGGCCCGGTAACTGATGATTCTCCCCGTGGAAGGTGTTTGGCCTCGAGGGTGTGACCAAAGTCATAATCAGAACGTAGCTTCTCTGCTAATGCGATAAAGTTCTCATACTCCTCCCCAGAAAATTTAGGGAAAATCCCAACCTGAAAACATAGGAAAAATAAGATTACACTCCAACATATCTTACACTCATGCAAAAGCACAATGGTTGGTCACTTACAACAACAACTTTATTTTCGCCAATGAAAGCGGCAGCATCGTCGGCAGATTTAATTTCAGTAGATGCAGGGCCACTCTGTTTCTTCAAATACTCGACAATGCCATCTGCTTCACGGGGACCCTTGTATTCTTGAATGTGCTTTCCCCCACTTCTAAGAATCTTGACTGTTGGGTAACCCTTAACATCATATTCGTTTGCGATCTCTTTATTCTTCTCCTCATTGGCATCAACTTTAGCCAAAACAACGGGAGGATCTAGACTGCTCAATATGGAAGCAGCTTTCTCATACTGCATGAACGAAAAAACAACAGAAACTCAGCAAGCGCATAACCTACCATGTGAATTTAAAActtacaaacaaaaataaaatgtgaCAACGATCTACTATTATTACCTCCGGAGCAAGCTTCTTACAGTGGCCACACCTGAAAAGACGAAAACAAGAACATTGAAAATTATGATACCAGATAAGACAACGGAAATTGCAATGCGCTAAAATTACCAACAATTCATAATCTGCATGAAAACGCATTCAAAAATTCTGGCATTCTATCAGCGTAGTAAAAAACACACCAAATTAAGCTACACACAATAGTAGAACACAGCAAAATTTACCAGCTGAAACCAGTTTTTTGACTAATTTtgacaaaaagaaaattatacAAATCTAGCAATGGATTTCACTAATCGAATATATAATTACACAAAACAAAATAGACAAATTATGACATTGGGACCAGAAATCAGCAAAATCTACAAGATCTACAAcacggaaaaaaaaaagaagcgagAATCGGAGCATACCAAGGTGCGTAGAACTCGACGACGATGAAGTCGTGCTTCTTGATGGTATCGGAGAAGTTAGAATGATCCAACGTCAGCACAAACTCCTTCTCTTTGGCCTCCGATGCTGATTCATCGGCGGAGATCTGAGGAGCCGCGAGTAGGAGTGAAAGAAAGAGGAAGCAGATCGGAACCCTAAACGACATCGTTTCAACTCACTTCCTCTCTAAAGTTTCTATGCAGATTCGTACCAAAAATAGTGTAGATAGTTATAAGTAAAAGCAGCTATAGCAGCGTTATTTCACAAGTACAGTAAGAGAAACATGGCATGAACACGTGACCGAACCTCTCAGATATTTTTTGGCTGCGTTCTCTAACTGTGCCTCCAGCGAGCAACACCGAATCTACTGTCCCCACGTGGCCTCTGTATCTTACGTGGTGGATCCCCATTGGACCAATCTTGTCACACCGATGTTTTCTCTTGTAAATTTGGTAACTCTGGTAAATATATGGCAAATTTCCTatgatttgaattttggttgacCGGTATATCTTAAGAATATTTATTAATTaggattttttaataaaaatagtaaCATTTTAGGaaatttgaaaaatctttaataaagagATTCTTGCTCTGTAAAAAGTTCTAATTGCAAACTTAATTTGTTGAATATATACTTCCTTTGTTGTCAGTCACTAAATGGTGCCATGTGTGAACGGAGCTTGCTTGATATACTTGTCAAACGCAGAATGGACCCCCAAGCTAGGAAGGGTACTTATTGCGTAATAAAGAAATTGGTAACGCGAAATTGCGAATGATAGCCGTTTTTGTTTCTCTCTTTGGGTTGTAGACTTAAAAGACTTGGAGTAATTGCGTGGCCCATTGAAAGTTAGGGGCCGGTAATACATGGTCAGTGGATATTTTTGCCTTTTTGGTTAAGTTTATCCGCTAATCTTTGTTTTTGGATAATAGGAACGTTTGTATGACCCCAAAAAAAAACATACGAAGGTTGAAAAATGAGAAGTAAGCTTGAAGAAGGAAAATGTTTGAAATGAAAGTGCGCTTCTTGTTGAACCAAAAAAAAAGTGCCCTTCTGTTTTATACCAAAACAGTgcgttttattattttttgggaAAAGGACAAATTAGCTTCTAAACTTTTAAATCGTGGACAAATTCGTCCATGAAGatctaaaaatactaaaacacCCTTTACTATTCAAAATGTGTGACGGATCGATCCTTCTGTGTAAAATGCTCTCCCAAACATAACGGAGAGGGATGATGTGTCGCTTAACTGGCGTGTGTTAGGCCTAGATGTCAAGACGGGACCGTTAAGGAAGCTTGGTGTGGCCGTTTTAGAAAAAGTCTTGGACAAATAGGTCCTTATGATTTAAAACGGCAACATTTTGAGAACGCTGACTATAGTCCTTGAGTTTCAACATAATTCCAAAGAAGCCCATATGAATCACACACAATTACCTGATGCCCTAGCACACATATGTATGATCTTTTTCCCTCCAAAAAAATTATTGATCTTCTTCCCTTCGTCGTCTTCGTGTAACGTTGCACAAGTGAAGCTTCGTTGGTCGAGTTGAGGGTGTCATCTGTAATGGTAAGTACCCTTATTGCAAAACTGAATGGCACTGTTACTTTCGAACGTTATCTGCTGTGCATGCCATGGGTTGGGGTTTAGGTGTAATGTAGTGTTGGGAGGGGCATGGAAGATGGGTTGTGTGGGGTTTATGGCTTTGGTAGTTGTGTATTTGCTAATGCTTAGCGCTAATCGTTGAGTCAAACAATGATGCAGATGGTAGATATTTTCGTGGTTCCTGTTTTTCATCACGGGGGCTACTTTCAAAGGGCTCCGACTGGTGAGTTAGTTTACCCCGATGGTAAGGTTGAGAGGTTCCCACCGATGGACCTGGATTTTGTAAATTTTGGTGATTTGATAACACTGTTCAAAGGATTGGGATATTAATCATACAAGGAGACATATTGGTATGATCCAAAGAGCAAGGATATAGAGGCAGGGCTGCATGTTCTGAGGGGAGATGCAGGCATCAACCAGATGCGCCAAGCAAATATGAGAAACAAAGATACTGATgagttctatatatttttttatcatccTATTGATGACCCAGAGCCTATAGATTGTGCTAGTAAGGAAAACGATGAGGTAGAGGAAGATGATGTTTGTGTGGAGGTGGATGAATTGGATCAGTCGTCGACAGAGCACGATAGTTACGAGAGCGCAAAGGATGAGCTGTATGCACCTCCACCTCCCAGTAATGAAAGTAATAGTGAGAGTGGGAAAGATGTTGTCAGTGGGTCTGTGTCTAGCAGAGGGAAGAGGAAACAAGTGCCTCATTCCTCTAAGAGAACCCCTCAGCCAAGTAAGCAACCAAAGAAGCAAGTTCGATGTGTGTCTCAGAGAACAAGGTCTGCTGCAGGAAAGAAAGGGCCTGTCTATGAGCCCGAGGCAGGTGGGCCTGGTGGACAGCCTAGTGGATCTATGCCTGCAGGGGAGCCCAATAGATCTAGGCCTGCAAGGGAGCCCAATAGGGCCAGAGGACCAAGGCCAGCACTGGTAGACTACATGAGTGATGTAGACACGGATGGTGATGATATTGTATGGGAGTATGAATCTGAGGAGCTGCATACACCCGTTTCTTCTGAGGATGAGGGAAACAAACATCAGTGGCCTAATTTCAATGACCAATATAGTTTCGGAGAGGGAAGATTTGAGCTTGGAACAAAGTTTGTAACAATTGAGAGGTTCAAAGAGGTTGTAAATGATACCTTTATTGCTGAAGGCCGGGAGTTGGTTTAGATCAAGAATGATAGAGAAAGAGTTAGGGTTGGGTGCAAGGATGAAGAGTGTGCTTGGATTGCCCACTTGTCTTACAATCGGCAATTACAATGCTTCCAAGTCAAGACTTATAGAAACGAGCACACTTGTGCAAGGGACCTTGGAAGCAACGCTGCTGATCAACACTGGATCAGTAAAAAGGTGGAGAAGAGGATGGCAACGCACCCGCATATGACAACTCGTGAAGCTGTTGATTTTCTAAGAGAGGACTTTGACTTTACTGCACACCCAAAGATGGTGTATAGAGCTGTGAAGGAGACAAGGGAGAGGATGATGGGTAACGAAAGGCAACAGTACGGAAAATTGAGGGATTACTTATTAGAGATACATAGAAGTAACCTTGGGTCTTCTGCATTGCTAGACCTGATTCCATAGCCTCAAGCACCCCCTATGTTTGACAAGTTGTATGTTTGTTTTGAGGCCTGCAAGCGGGGATTCAAGAGTGGCTGCAGACCATTGATCCACCTAGATGGAGCATTTCTTAAAACATACCACGGGGACAACTACTTTCTGCTATTGCACAGGATGCTAACAACCAGTTCTATGTGGTTGCATACGCAGTTGCAAGATCTGAAAACAAAGAATCATGGAAGTGGTTCCTAACATTATTACAGGAGGATATTGGTGATGTTGGCAACCACGGTTGGAATTTTATGTCGGATCAACAGAAGGTTAGTTCCCTTTTTgtcattccctgtttactgtctCAGTCATTTACTATTCACTGTTGTTAGGGACTGCTACCTGCACTGAAAGAGGTAATGCCTAGTGCACATGTCAGAAGCTATGTCATGCATATATGGAAGAATTTCATAAACCGATTCAAGGATCTATATATAAGAGAAATAGTGTGGGATTGTGCAAAATGCACCACCATCTCTGAATTCAAGACAACCATGGAAAGACTGAAAGAAGTGAACAAGGATGCTTGGGCCTACCTTATGAAATTTGAACCTGCTACCTGGGTTAGAGCATACTTTAGCCATGGTCCCAAGGTCGACAACCTAACAAACAACATATGCGAGTCGTTTAACACAAAGGTGGTGAAGTACAGATGCAAGCCCATACTTACAATGTGCGAGGAATTACGGTGCTATGTGACGCGGCGAATGGTTCAACACAAGAAACTTCTGGGGACGCATAAAGGGAAACTGGTGCCAGTGCAAGAGAAAAGGCTACAGAGGCTTATCAAACCAAGCAACAAATGAACAGCGGAGTGGATTGGTGATAACGAGCGCAAACGGTTTGAAGTCACTTACAAGGGATCCAAAGTTAATGTGGATCTGATCAAACACAGCTGCTCGTGTAACAAATGGCAACTCACTGGTCAGTCAGGTTCCTGAACTTCAATTTTAACATGCtgtgcattttttttaatttaagcaTGCTGTGAATCATAGTTGctgtgaattttaattttaatcataACTGATGTTAACCATGCTGTGAGATTAACCATGCTGTGAATTTTTATTATAATCATTATGTGAATTTTTTGAGATTAAACATGCTGTCAATTTGGACATGCTTGGTGTGAATCTGATTAACATGCTGTGAATCTGTTGATATTAACTATACTGTGAATTTTGAGATATTTAGCCATGCTGTGAATTTCTATTAATTCTTGATATTTTAATCATGTTCATGTCATCCTGTTGTTGTGAAACTGCTGTCCTGCCGTGAAGGGATGCCGTGCATTCATGCTATAGCAGCAATAAAAAAATGGCATGATAATCCCGATGATTATGTCCATCCATGGCTATGTATGGAGTCCATTAGAAAGACATACGAGCATTTCATCTAGCCAGTAACTAGTGAGGAATACTAGACAAGGTTTGAGTTTACTAAGCCTGCTCCACCTGTGTTAAAAAGGCCAATTAGACGTCCCAAGGTGCATAACAGACAGAAAGACCCAGCTGAGGCTGTTATTAATGGTGACAAGTTGAAGAGGAGTTTCTATGTCACATATAGCAAGTGTGGTGAGAGGAGACACAACTACAAGACATGCAAAGGGGCCCCATCCAACCCAAACTCGAAGCCAAAGACGAAAAAACCAAGGACAAAGCCCAAGGACTCTCAATCACTTGTGGTTCTACCTTTGTCACAGTCAGCCCCCGAGGAAGAGGTAGTCCTTACTTACTCAGGGATTTAAGTGTCTATTATAGTTTTATTTAGGATGTTATATGTCTATATTTTAATGCTTCATGGTTTTAAGTGCCTTATTATATAATGTGCTTCATTGGGACTGTTTACACTAAGTGGATACATTTTATAAAATGCCTCATCTCAGAGTGTATAACGAAGTCCCCCTGCTGCTACGAACCCTCCTCATGTTGAACAAAATTCTGCTAATCATTTAGTTGCTAATGAGGTATGG includes:
- the LOC107606043 gene encoding protein disulfide-isomerase, whose amino-acid sequence is MSFRVPICFLFLSLLLAAPQISADESASEAKEKEFVLTLDHSNFSDTIKKHDFIVVEFYAPWCGHCKKLAPEYEKAASILSSLDPPVVLAKVDANEEKNKEIANEYDVKGYPTVKILRSGGKHIQEYKGPREADGIVEYLKKQSGPASTEIKSADDAAAFIGENKVVVVGIFPKFSGEEYENFIALAEKLRSDYDFGHTLEAKHLPRGESSVTGPVVRLFKPFDELYVDFKDFKVEALEKFIEDSSIPVVTVFNNDPSNHPFVVKFFNTLNAKAMLFINVTSDGAEALKSKYREAAEQYRSQGVSFLVGDVEASQGAFQYFGLKEEDVPLIIIQHNDGKKFFKPNVEPDQLTTWLKEYKEGKVAPYLKSEPIPETNNEPVKVVVANNFDDVVFKSGKNVLLEFYAPWCGHCKKLAPILDEVAVSYQNDADVTIAKLDATSNDIPSESFDVQGYPTVYFKSASGKISPYEGDRTKEDIIQFIEKNRDKPGQEQEQAKDESVKQEQGKDEL